A DNA window from Aureibaculum sp. 2308TA14-22 contains the following coding sequences:
- a CDS encoding type 1 glutamine amidotransferase, which produces MKYKIAILDMNAGEPNEGMRCIKMLAGQFLAQEGVKGKFKVFNVRVKGKIPNINKYDIFISSGGPGSPHIAGEKWEKDYFQFLDSLLSHNLFHHQKKHVFLICHSFQLACLHWDIARVTKRRSTSFGILPIFKTEGGYSEPLFEGLDDPFYAVDSRDYQVIFPDEVKLNSLEGKILCREKIRPHVPLRRAVMAIRFTKEIFGTQFHPEADAEGMTRYFKKEEKRELVIKKYGKQKYLKMIDRLDDDDKILRTHSIIIPRFLEMAAEKIKQSKLATV; this is translated from the coding sequence ATGAAATATAAAATTGCCATTTTAGATATGAATGCCGGTGAACCCAATGAAGGTATGCGGTGTATTAAAATGTTAGCTGGTCAGTTTTTGGCTCAAGAAGGTGTTAAAGGTAAATTTAAGGTTTTTAATGTGAGAGTTAAAGGCAAAATTCCCAATATAAATAAATACGATATTTTTATTTCTTCTGGAGGACCTGGTTCTCCGCACATTGCTGGAGAAAAGTGGGAAAAAGACTATTTTCAATTTCTTGACAGTCTTTTAAGCCATAATTTATTTCATCATCAAAAAAAACATGTTTTTTTAATTTGCCATTCGTTTCAGTTGGCATGTTTACACTGGGATATTGCTAGAGTTACCAAACGCAGAAGCACCTCATTTGGTATTTTACCAATATTTAAAACAGAAGGAGGATATTCAGAACCTTTATTTGAAGGTTTAGATGACCCTTTTTATGCAGTTGATTCTAGAGATTATCAAGTTATTTTTCCAGATGAAGTTAAATTGAATAGTTTAGAAGGTAAAATTTTATGTAGAGAGAAAATTAGGCCTCATGTACCTTTACGAAGGGCCGTTATGGCAATTCGCTTTACCAAAGAAATTTTTGGCACACAATTTCATCCAGAAGCAGATGCTGAAGGTATGACACGCTATTTTAAAAAAGAAGAAAAACGAGAGCTAGTCATTAAAAAATATGGTAAGCAAAAATACCTTAAAATGATTGATCGCCTTGATGATGATGATAAAATTTTAAGAACACATAGTATTATTATTCCAAGGTTTTTAGAAATGGCAGCTGAGAAAATTAAACAATCCAAACTTGCAACTGTATGA
- a CDS encoding single-stranded DNA-binding protein, with the protein MNALRNKVQLIGNLGNNPEIITLDSGKKLAKFSIATNESYKNAKGEKVSDTQWHNVVAWNKTAEIIEKYLVKGNEVAIEGKLTSRSYEDKDGNKRYITEVVVNELLMLGKNKSA; encoded by the coding sequence ATGAACGCACTTAGAAACAAAGTACAGTTGATCGGAAACTTAGGAAACAACCCAGAAATCATTACACTGGATTCAGGTAAAAAATTAGCTAAATTCTCCATAGCTACCAATGAGAGCTATAAGAACGCAAAAGGCGAAAAGGTATCGGACACACAATGGCACAATGTAGTGGCATGGAACAAAACCGCCGAAATTATTGAAAAATACTTGGTAAAAGGTAACGAAGTAGCCATAGAAGGCAAATTAACTTCAAGAAGTTATGAAGATAAAGACGGTAACAAACGCTATATAACCGAAGTGGTTGTTAATGAACTACTAATGTTAGGTAAAAATAAAAGTGCTTAA
- a CDS encoding DUF6090 family protein: MIKFFRKIRQNLLSENKFSKYLIYAIGEIVLVVIGILIALSINNWNERQKDSVIELQLLKSLEKDLETNISRIKSAIYTDSVVLSQNRVLLSLLEDEKSILTDSIQKYFGRINRYGAFFPQKMTYETLKSKGLEIIKNDSIRNKIALLFDDTYSANDYKNELNKEIYVNTNTLLNKRLKTTNIESFSSKVPNNFESLKSDKEFINNLSHISAEKYNFLGMSKYHLQQTEMVRSNIIDEIKKLEE; the protein is encoded by the coding sequence ATGATTAAATTCTTTAGAAAAATTAGACAAAATTTACTCTCTGAAAATAAATTCAGTAAGTATCTAATTTATGCAATTGGAGAAATTGTACTTGTTGTAATCGGAATATTAATTGCTCTCTCAATAAATAATTGGAATGAACGGCAAAAAGATTCAGTTATAGAATTGCAATTGTTGAAAAGTCTTGAAAAGGATTTAGAAACGAATATTAGTAGAATAAAGTCTGCCATTTACACCGATTCTGTAGTGTTATCCCAAAATAGAGTTCTACTATCATTATTAGAAGACGAAAAATCGATTCTTACTGATTCAATTCAAAAATATTTTGGAAGGATTAATAGATACGGAGCATTTTTTCCCCAGAAAATGACTTATGAAACACTGAAATCAAAAGGACTCGAAATTATTAAAAATGATTCAATAAGGAATAAAATTGCATTGTTGTTTGATGATACCTACAGTGCTAATGACTATAAGAACGAATTGAACAAAGAGATCTATGTAAATACTAATACTCTTCTGAATAAGCGACTTAAAACTACTAACATAGAGTCCTTTAGTAGTAAGGTTCCGAATAATTTTGAATCTTTAAAATCGGATAAAGAATTTATAAACAACCTATCACATATTTCTGCTGAAAAATATAATTTTTTAGGGATGTCTAAATACCATCTGCAACAAACTGAAATGGTAAGGTCGAACATTATAGATGAGATTAAAAAACTCGAAGAATAA
- a CDS encoding GNAT family N-acetyltransferase, with product MKIKISETRDIDKEQIIKLYKANKWSSANTPIKLYNALVNSHSLVSAWSGKNLVGIGNAISDGYLVVYYPHLLVHPKYQGKGIGQMIMAKMQEKYKEFHMQILTADNKAIDFYQKVGFVEAGETASMWIYKGDEH from the coding sequence ATGAAAATTAAAATTTCAGAAACTAGGGATATTGACAAGGAACAAATAATTAAATTATATAAAGCAAACAAATGGAGTTCAGCCAATACCCCAATTAAATTATATAATGCTTTAGTAAATTCTCATTCATTGGTTTCTGCTTGGAGTGGTAAAAATTTGGTTGGCATAGGAAATGCAATCTCTGACGGGTACTTAGTAGTATACTATCCGCATTTATTAGTTCATCCAAAATACCAAGGCAAAGGAATTGGGCAAATGATTATGGCTAAAATGCAGGAAAAGTATAAGGAATTTCACATGCAGATACTAACTGCCGACAATAAGGCTATTGATTTTTATCAAAAAGTTGGTTTTGTAGAAGCAGGCGAAACAGCATCAATGTGGATTTATAAAGGAGATGAACATTAA
- a CDS encoding antibiotic biosynthesis monooxygenase produces the protein MIARIWHGKTKAKHFEEYTDFMKSVAIPDYKKTKGFVKLTFLRRIEGDIAHFNLITFWENLDVIKNFAGNDYEIAKYYQRDKDYLLEFEDKVTHYEVFAD, from the coding sequence ATGATAGCAAGAATATGGCATGGTAAAACCAAAGCCAAACATTTTGAAGAATATACAGACTTTATGAAATCAGTAGCTATTCCCGATTATAAAAAGACGAAAGGTTTTGTAAAATTGACATTTCTAAGACGGATTGAAGGAGATATTGCCCATTTCAACCTGATAACTTTCTGGGAAAATCTTGACGTAATTAAAAATTTTGCTGGAAATGATTATGAAATCGCTAAATACTATCAGAGAGATAAAGACTATTTACTTGAATTTGAAGATAAAGTTACTCACTACGAGGTGTTTGCTGACTGA